GAGATCAAGGCGCCCTTCGAAGGAGCGGTTCTGTCGCGCCCCGTCGAGCTCGGCGCTTATGTCGATACGAACGGCGAAGTGGCAACCATCGTCGACAACGACCCGCTCGTCGTCAGCGTTCAGATTCCCCAGCAGAAGGTCGCCAATCTTAAGAAGGGTCAGAGCGCGTCCGTACACTTCGCAACCGGTCAGGAGCGTGACGGCAAAATCCGCTATATCGCCGCGCGGGCCGACGAAGGAACCCGCACGTTTCGGGTCGAGATCGAATTGCCCAACGCGGATGGCTCAATACCGTCTGGCATCAGCGCCGAAGCGACGATCCCCACGGGATCGGTGCTGGCGCAGTTTCTTTCGCCGGCCGATCTGTCTCTGAACGAGGCCGGAGCGCTCGGGGTCAAGACGGTCAACGACAAGGACGAGGTCGAGTTCCACGAGGCACAGATCGTCATGTCCGATGCCAACGGCGCCTGGGTCACCGGCCTTCCCAAGACGGCACGCATCATCACGCTGGGCCACGGCTACGTGCAGGTCGGCGAGAAGGTCCAGGTTGCCGAAGAAGAGAACAGCGACGGCGGCGCCGATATGCCGGAGGCATCCGCGCAGCTGGCAACTGGAAGCGTGACCGAGCCGACGGCAGCACAATGAACGCGATCATAGACGCCGCCTTCGAGCGTACGCGAACGGTAGTGCTCGCTTTCGTCATGATCGTCGTCATGGGCGCCATCGCCTACTCGACGATCCCGAAAGAAGCCGATCCGGACATTCAGATCCCCATCATCTACGTCTCGATGACCTATGAGGGTATCTCGCCTGAGGATTCCGAGCGGCTTCTCGTGCGTCCCATGGAGAAGGAGCTCCAGTCCATCGAGGGCATCAAGGAGATGCGTTCGATGGCCGGCGAAGGCTATGGCTCCGTTACGCTCGAATTCTACGCCGGCTTCGATTCTAACAAGGCCCTGGCGGACGTGCGCGAGAAGGTCGACATCGCGCGGGCGGAATTGCCCGTTGAGACCGACGAACCCCGCGTCAACGAGGTCAACATCGCCCTCTTCCCCGTGATCACGGTCGGGCTGTCGGGGAATGTGCCGGAACGCACGCTCGTGCGCATCGCCCGCGACCTCCGAGACAAGATCGAAGGATTGAGCGGCGTGCTCGACGTCGACATCGGCGGTGACCGGGAGGAGGTGCTCGAAGTCGTTGTCGATCCGATGATGCTCGAAACCTACAACATCTCCTTCGCCGACATTTCGAACACCGTCGCGCGCAACAACCGGCTGGTGGCGGCAGGCGCGCTCGAGTCCGTCGCAGGGCGCACACTCCTCAAGGTACCCGGCGTTCTTGAAGACCTCCGGGATATCCTGGACCTGCCAGTGAAGGTCTCGGGCGACACCGTCGTCAAGTTCAGCGACGTCGCCTCAGTGCGGCGTACCTTCAAGGACCCGCAAGGCTTTGCGCGCGTCGGCGGCAATCCGGCCCTGGCGCTGGAGGTCAAGAAGCGCGTCGGCGCCAATATTGTCGAGACCATCGAAGACGTCCGCCGCATCGTTTCGGAGGAGAAGGCCAACTGGCCGCCCGGCGTCGAAGTCAGCTACATGCAGGATAAGTCGAAGCAGATTCGCGACATCCTGAGCGACCTCCAGAACAACGTACTGGCCGCGATCGCGCTCGTGATGATCGTGATCGTCGCCGCGATCGGCGTCCGGCCGGCCATCCTCGTCGGCCTCGCCATTCCGGGATCGTTTCTGGCCGGCATCCTCGCCATCTCGTGGATCGGGCTGACGCTGAACATCGTCGTTCTGTTCAGCCTGATCTTGGTGGTCGGGATGCTCGTGGACGGCGCCATCGTCACGACGGAACTGGCCGACCGCAAGATGCTCGAGGGCCAGCCGCCCAAACAGGCCTACGCGGAAGCTGCAAAGCGCATGGCCTGGCCGATCACGGCCTCGACCGCCACGACGCTGGCCGTCTTCCTTCCTTTGCTTTTCTGGCCGGGCATCGTCGGCGAATTCATGAAGTTCCTGCCGATCACCGTCCTTGTCACGCTCGCCGCCTCGTTGGCCATGGCGCTCGTCTTCATTCCCGTTCTGGGCGGCCTCATCGGATCGGCCGACAAGAGCAACACACACCTGCTCGAAGCCATCCGTGCAGCCGAAGACGGCGATCTCAACAAGATCGGCGGTATGGCCGGCGGCTACCTGCGGATGCTGCGGGGACTGCTGGCGCATCCGGCCAAGGTCCTTGGCCTCGCGGTGGTGCTCCTCATCGGGACCTATGTCGCATTCGGCGTGCTAGGACGCGGCGTAGAGTTCTTCCCGGATGTCGATCAGGACATCGGTCAAGTCCAGGTCCGCGCACGCGGCGACCTGTCGGTCACGGAAATGGACGCCATCGTTCGCAAGGTCGAGGGTCGCCTGCTGACGATGCCTTATTTCGACGCCGTGTATGCGCGAACGATCGGCTCGGGCGCGGGACCCTCGCAAAACGAAATGGCCGAAGACGTCATCGGCGTCGTCCAGTTCGAAATGAAGAATTGGCGGACGCGCCCACCGGCGTCCCAGGTACTCCAGGAGGTCCGTAAGCGGACGGCCGACATTCCGGGCGTCATTCTGGAAGTACGCAAGCAGGAGGCGGGCCCCTCCGCCGGCAAGCCACTCGAACTCCTGGTCACATCGCGCGATCCGAAAAAGATGACCGGCGTCGTCGAACAAGTGCTCGCCGAGATGGACAAGATCGGGGGCTTCGTCGATGTCGAGGACAGCCGTCCCCTCCCCGGCATCGAGTGGCGCGTCAAAGTTGACCGCGAACGGGCGGCCCGCCAGGGCGCCGACGTCACCCTTGTCGGACAAGTCGTGAGCATGGTCACGAACGGCTTGTACGTGGCCGAGTACCGTCCGGACGATGCCGACGAGGAAGTTGAAATTCGTCTGCGCGTGCCGTTCGACAAACGCAATCTCGAACAGCTGAACCGCCTGCGCCTGACGACGGAGAAGGGCCAGGTCCCGATCGGCAATTTCGTTCAATTCGTGCCCGCACAGAAGACGGGTTTTCTGAAGCGCACCGAGGCCCGGCGGATTCTCGAAATCAAGGCCGACGTTGCCGACGGGCTCCTCGTCGACGAGCAGGTGCGCAAGCTCAAGACCGCGATCGCAGCGATGGACCTCGACCCGGCCGTGAGCATCCGCTTCAAAGGACAGGACGAGGACCAGCAAGAGGCGGCCAACTTCCTCATAGCGGCCTTCTTCGTCGCCATCTTCATGATGGTCGCGATCCTGGTGACCCAGTTCAACAGTTTCTATCAGACGTTGCTGGTGCTGAGCGCCATCGTGTTCTCAACGGCCGGCGTGATGATTGGGCTGCTCGCAACCAATCAGCCGTTCGGCATCGTGATGTGCGGCATCGGTATCATCGCGCTCGCCGGCATCGTCGTGAACAACAACATCGTGCTGATCGATACGTATAACGACTTGCGGTCTCACGGCATGCCGGCGCAAGAGGCGATCCTGCGCACCGCCGCTCAACGTGTTCGCCCTGTGCTGCTGACATCGATCACGACCGTCTTGGGGCTCGTGCCCATGGTGTTCGCGATCAGCATCGACATCATCGGTCAGGACGTCTCTATCGGCGCGCCCTCGACGCAATGGTGGACGCAGCTCTCGAGCGCCATCGCCGGCGGTTTGACCTTCGCGACGATTCTGACGCTCTTGCTGACGCCCTGCCTGCTCATGTTGGGGGACAACGTCACGGAGTGGTGGCGCCGCCGCGCAGCAAGACGCGCAGACCGCCTTAGCGATGCAAGCCCGCAGCAGGCCGCCGAGTAACGGCGCGCAACGCCGCACTTTTGGAACTTGCCTCAATGTGTCGACTGGAGAAGCGGCATGAGCCGCCACTTGAAGCGGCGGCCTATGGCACCTAACCGAATGCGGTCGGCTCGGCCTCTTTCGGCATGGCCTCTGCCCGGGACGGGCTCGTGTTCAGAATCGCCGCCAATTCGTCGAGCGAAACCAGGATGTCGTTGAGCGCCTCGACGACCTCCTCGGATGGAGCCGAAGCGGCCGTCTCGTCGGCAAACGAGTAGTCTTCGAGGAGCACCAGCGCCCGCTCGAGGTGCCCGATCAGGCCCTCGTTCTTCTTGATCTGCCCCTGGATGGCAACCTCGTGCCAATCGAGCACCCGCGCCACCAGATCGCCCTCGCCGTCCTCCTTCCGCTTGGCCCGCGCGCGCAGCCGGGCGAGCCGTTCGCCGGCGCGCTGCTGGTGGGCAACGCTCGCCTTGCGGGCGGCGATGTCGTCCTTGATCGCTTGTTCGATCAGGGCGCCGACATCCAATGTGGCCAGGTCCTGCTCGGCGTGAATGATGAGCCCGAGCTTCTCGGCGATGATTTCGATAGCCCCGCCGTCGCGATTGTCAGGCTGCGCGAGTTCCACCTCGCCCGTCTTGTCGTAATGGGCCCGGCGGTCTTCGTCTGACAGCACGGAATAGGCCACGACTAGCTGGTTGAAGGCTTCGACCGAGCCGCCGACGTCCGGGTGTGCCGTCTTGGCTTTCTTTCGGTAGGCCTTGTGGATGTCCTTGCGCGGCGCGGTCCGCTTGATACCCAAGATTTTATACAGATCGATCACCGTAAATCCCCCGGCGCCCCAGGAAAACTCCCAGGAAAAACCCAGTTCGCTCCGGCCCCCCAGAACGAACGCATCTCTAAAACGCAGCACTGAAACCTTAACGTCTCATGACGATGGTTTGTGTCTTGCTCATGGCACCCAACATAATGGGTGAGTCACGGTGGCACGAAAAGTGCCCATTTCTGGCGCTAGACCACAATCATAACGGCGTTGGGCCCGGCTGGTTCCAGTTTGGCAGCGCTTGAGCAAAAGTTGGTAAGGCACTATGCCAATGGTCACTTATGCCCAAGGGCCAAGAACGCATAACATCAAGGTCTAACATCCGGTGCCCGCAACCGGGTTCCACGAGATCAAACTAGGGAAGAAACACACATGCTACGAGCACTTATCCTTGCCGCCTTTGCCCTATCCGTGGGTCAGACGGGCCTGACCACCGCGTCCCTTGCAGCCGAGACCGGAGGACAGGCCAAGATGATTCTCGACCCGGCGGTCCATGGCCTGACGCGTCTGGAACCGCTGCAGCTTGGTGTCGATGGCGACTCCAGCAAGATGACCCCGACCGAATACACGCTGAAGTCCGGTCAGGGCTATCGCTGGAAGATCAAGGCCTCGGACCTGAACGAGTACGCACTGGTCATGCCCGAGTTCGTCCGGAACATCTGGATCCGGAAGATCGAAGTCGGCGAGCCCGAAGTAGAGATAAAGGCCGTGACCTTCGACGAGCTCGAATTCGAAGATGGCGGTGAGGTGGAACTGTTCTTCGTCGCAGTCCGTCCCGGCACCTACAATTTCGGGCCGCGCGGCCTGATGGAACGCGGCATGGTCGGCACGATCACCGTTGAAGGGCCAGACAAGCTCGATATCGCGCCCATACGGCGCGGCAAAGCGGCTGGGTACGACGACGACAACGAATAGTCGGCGCTAGCCCAACGCTCGATCGGACGTGACGATGCCCGCCCAAGCAAAGAGGGCGGGCATTTTTCATTGTCTCTTGGATCGACAGGCCCTCAGCGTGCGGTTACTCGAACGAATGGCCCCAACGCTGGGTCGCACGGGTCTTGGTGACCTCGCCGGAATTGATCAAAGCGACCACGCAGCTCCGCGATAGGCTTTTCCCGGCCTTGTCCATGCAAAAGCGCAAGCCCGGATCGTCGATGGCATGCGCGGAACAGAAACGCTTGTAGTCGTTTCGGCAGGCGCCCTGGACCGTGCTTGAATAGGCCATGGCCGATGAAGCGAACGCGGCAAGCGTTGCGCCAAACACAAGTGTAGGGAGAAGTCTCCCAGACATAGGCAATACTCCTTTTTGCTCTGTACCCCTGCGATAATCGACGCCATCCTTCCATAGGCCGCATGAACCGCCGATGAATGGTGTTGCCGCTGACGTCGCGGGCGTTCCCTCAGCCTGCGACGGGCCAATACAAGCGGTTTTTTGCGGACAAGAGCGCCGAACTCGTGCCACGGTTCGCAACCATCATCGATTCCAAATCACGAGCCCCTCACCGACCAGGACACAAGGTGTATCTCCTCCTTGCCGTCATCGTGCTTCTGCTTCTCTTCGCGGCCTCCTATGGCGGCCCCGGCACATGGGTCTCGCTGGCATCGTCGACCTTGTCTGTCCTGCTCGTCGCCGGCGTCGCCTTCATCGCCAATGCCGGAACCGCCGGCCCGTTTTTCAACGCGCTGGCCGCACAATCGCCGGTGTTCTTCAAGGCCGGCATGCGGGATCTTGCTTTTGCCGCGACCAGCACCGCGGCGTCTTTCGCCGAGGGCCGGCAGCGCGCTGCCGCCGAAAGCACAGCCGCGCCATCCGCGCCGCCCACACCGCTTGCAGCGGACGCACGAAATCCGGATGACGGCAATTGGCTCGATCTGAGTTGGTTCGCTCCAACCGATTGGGTCTTCGCGGCAGTGGACTGGCTCGATCCTGCAGGCTGGTTCGAGGCGCAAGATCAAAGAGCACCCGAAGTCCACATCCGGGTGGGCGAGGACGCCGCTGGGACCGCACCGGCCACGCCTCAGACGCAGGCGCCGCAGACAGTACCGCAAGCCCCGATGCCCACGGTCCGTTCGATGATGCAGCCGCGCGACGAAGCGGCGCAAACCCCTGCCGCCGACGCGCCCTCCTACCGCATCGTCACCGCGCCGTCAGACGACACCGCGCCCGTTACCGGATCGCTTCCCGACAATCCAAGCACCCCGGTGAAATGGCTCGCAGGCGCTCGCGCGCCCGCAGGCATGGAGGGTGTGCTTCTCACGGGTAGGAATGTCTCGACCCAACCGCTGGACGATATTCAGGCGACGCTGAAGCCCGATTCGGCGGCAACACCCGCCGGTCTCAACGATGTCAGGCTGAGCCTGCGTGTCGAGGGGCCCGAGGGAATGGCCGTGTCCGGCACGTCCGTACCGCCCGGCGCGCGGTTTCACCTGCAAGCCGCAGGATTGTCGAACGATGCCGCACGCGAGCTGGGCGCAGCCATCGTGTCCTTTGCGTACTCGCAAGCCGGGCGGCGCCGCACTTCGATCATGTATCTGAAGCAGACCGCCCTTGGCGGAGATCTTGGCGGCGGCGCGGAACCGCAATAGGCGTGTGCTAATCGGCGCTCGCGGGCTCGCCGACTTCCTTGGCCTTCCGCACAAGCTCGTTCAGCGACATCTGGCAATAGGGGCGTACGCCCGACTCGCCGCTGCGTTCCAGGATCTTGAAGCTGTCGTTCTTGTCGGCGACCGCCTGCCGCCTGAGATGCGCCGTGTTGAGGTCGTGATCGCGGCCGAGATAGTATTTCTCGATGGCCACCAGCGCGGTGCCGGCCGTGTCGACATCCTCTTTCGTCAATTGCGCGTGCCGCGCGCATTGCTCGACGATTTCGTACTCGGCGTAATAGTTCTTGAGCGCCACCGAAAGACTGATCGCCGCGCCGGCTGGAACCGCCAGCACCGCCGCGCCGGCCAAAAGCATCCCACACACGCCGACATGGCGAGCCAAAAGCCGCATCTTCGAATCCCCTGAAGCCATTCCCAAGTGGAGGGCCACTTGGTAACCGAGTTTCCGCGCCGCAACAATGGCCGGGACGCAACACTTGCGCGGAGATTTGTTAAAGCGCCAGCGACGGCCGGTCCGAGTAACGCCTGGCGACAATCGATGCTAAACCTCGCAACGCCCCATCCCGGTGCCGGGCGCCGTCGTCTTCAAAAACGCGAAGTCAGGACCACGAAGACTAGAGGCCATGATCACGACCAGCCTGATCGTCTCTTGCCTGATCTTCCTCCTCATCGCGGTTCGGCAATGGCTGCCGCCGTCCGTGCGCATCTGGCACATCATGGTCGCTGGCGCGAGCGTTCTACTCGTTCTGGGAGAGATATCTCCGGCCGAGGCCTGGACGGCGATCGATTGGAACGTCATCGCCTACCTGTTCGGGGTCTTCGCCATCGGGGCCGCCCTTTATGACGCGGGCGTGTCCCATCTGATCGGACGGCGTATCGCCGCCATGACGTCGCACGGCGCGGCGCTGGCCGTGGTGACCGTGGCAACGACGATCTGCTCGGCCGTGCTGACCAACGATGCGTCAGCTATCATCGGCACGCCCATCGTCCTGATGCTCGCACGGGCCTTACGCCTGCCCGCGGGGCCGCTTCTCATCGCCCTCTGCGCCACCGTGACGGTCGGCAGCATGTTCAGCCCCGTCGGCAACCCGCAAAACATTTTGATCGCAACCCGCGGCGGTCTTGCCAATCCGGTGACGACGTTCCTGCTGTGGCTGACCGTGCCGACCGCGCTTTCGCTGGTCGTGGTCTATCTATGGTCGCGCTTTCTGATCTCGCGCGGAAACGACGGCACCAACTTCGACCTCCACGACCTGCCGGAGCCGTCCGACAACGGCAGCGCCTGGCCCGCTTATCTCGCCGTGGGGCTCCTAGTCGTGCTGATCGTGGCCGACAGCGTGATGCAAGGCTTGGGGCACACCCAGCGGATCCCCTTCGGAATCGCGAGCCTCGTCGCATGCGCACCCGTTTTTCTGTTCAGCCCCAATCGCCTGGCCGTCGTCAAGGAGCTGGACTGGGCCACCCTCGCCTTCTTCGTGGCCATGTTCATCGTGACAGGCTCGCTGCTGCAATCCGGCTCGCTGCAAGCCATGCTCGGCGAACGGCAAGCCGACCTCGGCGAACTGCCTGTGATCGCGCTCGGGAGTTTCTGGGCCAGCCAGATCTTCTCCAACGTACCGGTCGTCGAGATATATCTGCATCTCGTGCACGACTGGGAGATCCCCGAACTGATGATGCTGGCCGGCATTTCCACCCTTGCCGGCAACCTCTTCATCATCAGCGCGGCGAGCAACGTGATCGTCGTTCAGCAGGCGGAGCGCTTCGGCAAGACGCCTTTCACGTTCTGGCAGTTTACCTCCGGCGTGCTGCCGATCACCCTCGCGTCCGTCGTCATCACCTATGCCTGGATCGCATTCGTCTCGACGTTGAATTGAGGGAATGAAACCGGCGCTAGTCGCAGCACTACGGACGCCGGATGGTCATTTCGGGCCGGTCACCACCACCACGGCGCGACAGGACAGCTTTCCCGTCTGGCTGTAGCTGTGCGGAAAGCTCGGATCGAAATAGGTCGAGTCGCCTTCGTGGAGTTCGACCGCCTCGTTCTCGAACGACAGCAGGAGCCTCCCTCGAACCACATAGATGAGCTCGCCGCCCGTATGCCGGTGCGGCGCCGTGGCTTCCGCGCCCGGCTCGAATGTCGCGAGATAGGCATCCATACGCCGGTCGGTGACCGGAAAGTCGAGGGACTCGAACCAATAGGTCGGTGCCGCGCCGTCCGTACGATTCGGGAGCCGGAGCCGATCGGCGCGGCGGACGACGGTGGCCT
This genomic window from Methyloceanibacter caenitepidi contains:
- a CDS encoding efflux RND transporter periplasmic adaptor subunit, translated to MKKSYVIAAVLACALTAWVLGGYYLRISGKEIAETAENTKTLPAMKVSVRTQEAEPVSQVVVAQGQTEPNRTVTVRAETMGQVSEILAEEGSTVEAGDIIVRLEANDREARIARAKAHVREQESAFKAAEALGKKGYQSQRQADQVFSSLQTAKHELQEALIELERIEIKAPFEGAVLSRPVELGAYVDTNGEVATIVDNDPLVVSVQIPQQKVANLKKGQSASVHFATGQERDGKIRYIAARADEGTRTFRVEIELPNADGSIPSGISAEATIPTGSVLAQFLSPADLSLNEAGALGVKTVNDKDEVEFHEAQIVMSDANGAWVTGLPKTARIITLGHGYVQVGEKVQVAEEENSDGGADMPEASAQLATGSVTEPTAAQ
- a CDS encoding efflux RND transporter permease subunit, translating into MNAIIDAAFERTRTVVLAFVMIVVMGAIAYSTIPKEADPDIQIPIIYVSMTYEGISPEDSERLLVRPMEKELQSIEGIKEMRSMAGEGYGSVTLEFYAGFDSNKALADVREKVDIARAELPVETDEPRVNEVNIALFPVITVGLSGNVPERTLVRIARDLRDKIEGLSGVLDVDIGGDREEVLEVVVDPMMLETYNISFADISNTVARNNRLVAAGALESVAGRTLLKVPGVLEDLRDILDLPVKVSGDTVVKFSDVASVRRTFKDPQGFARVGGNPALALEVKKRVGANIVETIEDVRRIVSEEKANWPPGVEVSYMQDKSKQIRDILSDLQNNVLAAIALVMIVIVAAIGVRPAILVGLAIPGSFLAGILAISWIGLTLNIVVLFSLILVVGMLVDGAIVTTELADRKMLEGQPPKQAYAEAAKRMAWPITASTATTLAVFLPLLFWPGIVGEFMKFLPITVLVTLAASLAMALVFIPVLGGLIGSADKSNTHLLEAIRAAEDGDLNKIGGMAGGYLRMLRGLLAHPAKVLGLAVVLLIGTYVAFGVLGRGVEFFPDVDQDIGQVQVRARGDLSVTEMDAIVRKVEGRLLTMPYFDAVYARTIGSGAGPSQNEMAEDVIGVVQFEMKNWRTRPPASQVLQEVRKRTADIPGVILEVRKQEAGPSAGKPLELLVTSRDPKKMTGVVEQVLAEMDKIGGFVDVEDSRPLPGIEWRVKVDRERAARQGADVTLVGQVVSMVTNGLYVAEYRPDDADEEVEIRLRVPFDKRNLEQLNRLRLTTEKGQVPIGNFVQFVPAQKTGFLKRTEARRILEIKADVADGLLVDEQVRKLKTAIAAMDLDPAVSIRFKGQDEDQQEAANFLIAAFFVAIFMMVAILVTQFNSFYQTLLVLSAIVFSTAGVMIGLLATNQPFGIVMCGIGIIALAGIVVNNNIVLIDTYNDLRSHGMPAQEAILRTAAQRVRPVLLTSITTVLGLVPMVFAISIDIIGQDVSIGAPSTQWWTQLSSAIAGGLTFATILTLLLTPCLLMLGDNVTEWWRRRAARRADRLSDASPQQAAE
- a CDS encoding J domain-containing protein — protein: MLRFRDAFVLGGRSELGFSWEFSWGAGGFTVIDLYKILGIKRTAPRKDIHKAYRKKAKTAHPDVGGSVEAFNQLVVAYSVLSDEDRRAHYDKTGEVELAQPDNRDGGAIEIIAEKLGLIIHAEQDLATLDVGALIEQAIKDDIAARKASVAHQQRAGERLARLRARAKRKEDGEGDLVARVLDWHEVAIQGQIKKNEGLIGHLERALVLLEDYSFADETAASAPSEEVVEALNDILVSLDELAAILNTSPSRAEAMPKEAEPTAFG
- a CDS encoding SLC13 family permease — its product is MITTSLIVSCLIFLLIAVRQWLPPSVRIWHIMVAGASVLLVLGEISPAEAWTAIDWNVIAYLFGVFAIGAALYDAGVSHLIGRRIAAMTSHGAALAVVTVATTICSAVLTNDASAIIGTPIVLMLARALRLPAGPLLIALCATVTVGSMFSPVGNPQNILIATRGGLANPVTTFLLWLTVPTALSLVVVYLWSRFLISRGNDGTNFDLHDLPEPSDNGSAWPAYLAVGLLVVLIVADSVMQGLGHTQRIPFGIASLVACAPVFLFSPNRLAVVKELDWATLAFFVAMFIVTGSLLQSGSLQAMLGERQADLGELPVIALGSFWASQIFSNVPVVEIYLHLVHDWEIPELMMLAGISTLAGNLFIISAASNVIVVQQAERFGKTPFTFWQFTSGVLPITLASVVITYAWIAFVSTLN
- a CDS encoding helix-turn-helix domain-containing protein; translated protein: METAAETLGLERYKIGPKIRRLRKSKDLSLVRLGDHTGMSAGLISKIETGQLVPTLPTLMRIATVFGVGLEHFFEDDAKRPKATVVRRADRLRLPNRTDGAAPTYWFESLDFPVTDRRMDAYLATFEPGAEATAPHRHTGGELIYVVRGRLLLSFENEAVELHEGDSTYFDPSFPHSYSQTGKLSCRAVVVVTGPK